From the Spiroplasma sp. BIUS-1 genome, one window contains:
- the mraZ gene encoding division/cell wall cluster transcriptional repressor MraZ — MLFGKFEHNLDDKSRLTIPSKLRNKLGELVYVTRSIDGNCLEIRTPENFEKWYSELKSQSALSTSTRTVVRTIFSNTDEVSIDNAGRVKLPSNLLEEVGISKTVQITGAGEWIEIWDKDKHLTYDKQAKSQLVDAAEKLGGVN, encoded by the coding sequence ATGTTATTCGGAAAATTTGAACATAATTTGGATGATAAATCTAGACTTACAATACCTTCTAAGTTAAGAAACAAGTTGGGCGAACTTGTTTATGTAACAAGAAGTATTGATGGGAACTGTTTAGAAATTAGAACTCCAGAGAACTTTGAAAAATGATATAGCGAACTAAAGTCACAAAGTGCACTTTCAACCTCAACACGTACTGTTGTTAGAACAATCTTTTCAAATACTGATGAAGTATCAATTGATAATGCAGGAAGAGTAAAACTTCCTTCAAATCTATTGGAAGAGGTTGGAATTTCAAAAACTGTTCAAATCACTGGGGCTGGTGAATGAATAGAAATTTGAGACAAAGACAAACATCTAACTTATGACAAACAAGCAAAAAGTCAATTAGTAGATGCAGCTGAAAAATTGGGCGGAGTAAATTAA
- the pheS gene encoding phenylalanine--tRNA ligase subunit alpha, which produces MLKKIDEILNGFNKKIEVISTKEELEVLKKEFAGKDSPLTEILKNLKTASPEERKEAGQKANEIKEIIFSKLNSLNEKFENEELKKVLEAEKIDLTMTGVNLKMGTKHPLNLVIDEVSSIFTELGYEMVDGTEFETDEYCFQKLNMPIGHPARDMQDTFYIDEHTVLRTHATNMTARMLTEAAKTGNINMAAVSYGNVYRRDDDDATHSHQFMQMDVFAIGEKISFANLKWVLEYMCKRLFSEDTVIRMRPSFFPFTEPSAEVDVRCINCSGEGCPICKYTGFIEILGSGMLAPEVIEANGLDPEKVTGLAFGVGIERLAMLKYGLKNIRDLYENDIRFLDQFKFFGD; this is translated from the coding sequence ATGTTAAAAAAAATAGATGAAATATTAAATGGTTTCAATAAAAAAATTGAAGTCATATCAACAAAAGAAGAATTAGAAGTTTTAAAAAAGGAATTCGCTGGAAAAGATTCTCCTTTAACTGAAATTCTTAAAAACTTAAAAACAGCTTCTCCTGAAGAAAGAAAAGAAGCAGGCCAAAAAGCTAACGAAATTAAAGAAATTATATTTTCTAAATTAAATAGCTTAAATGAAAAGTTTGAAAATGAAGAGTTAAAAAAAGTATTAGAAGCTGAAAAAATTGACTTAACAATGACTGGAGTTAATTTAAAAATGGGAACAAAACACCCATTAAATTTAGTTATTGATGAAGTTTCATCAATATTTACTGAGTTAGGTTATGAAATGGTAGATGGAACAGAGTTTGAAACAGATGAATATTGTTTCCAAAAACTTAATATGCCAATAGGACACCCTGCAAGAGATATGCAAGATACATTTTATATAGATGAACATACAGTTTTAAGAACACATGCAACAAATATGACAGCAAGAATGCTAACAGAAGCTGCTAAAACAGGAAACATAAACATGGCAGCTGTAAGTTACGGAAACGTTTATAGACGTGATGATGATGATGCAACACATTCTCATCAATTTATGCAAATGGATGTTTTTGCAATTGGAGAAAAAATCAGTTTTGCTAACTTAAAATGAGTTTTAGAGTACATGTGTAAACGTTTATTTTCAGAAGACACTGTAATTAGAATGAGACCTAGTTTCTTTCCGTTTACTGAACCTTCAGCAGAAGTAGATGTTAGATGTATAAATTGTAGTGGTGAAGGATGTCCAATATGTAAATATACTGGATTTATTGAAATTTTAGGATCAGGAATGTTAGCTCCAGAAGTTATAGAAGCTAATGGTTTAGACCCTGAAAAAGTTACTGGATTAGCTTTTGGTGTTGGAATTGAAAGACTTGCAATGCTAAAATATGGTTTAAAAAATATTAGAGATCTTTATGAAAACGATATTAGATTTTTAGATCAATTTAAATTCTTTGGAGATTAG
- a CDS encoding RNA methyltransferase: MKITSVNNNLIEEVLSYKETKVQKEKGKYIIEGLKMVDLAIQKKVAEIILVETRHLDKYKDFSNVVEISDNVSNKLTDLKTTQGVFAVCKIEEKEDFDSNYLILDNVQDPGNLGTLIRSAFAFGFKNVICSKDSVSFYNPKVLRATQSNHFDLNLRNEDLKSFINNLKQSNIIILGTLLREESNSLEEVKGKKVALILGNEGKGISQEVSEIIDKNIKVKTNPDLESLNVSIAGSIIMNNIFSMN; the protein is encoded by the coding sequence ATGAAAATAACATCTGTAAATAACAATTTAATAGAAGAAGTTCTTTCTTATAAGGAAACTAAAGTACAAAAAGAAAAAGGTAAGTACATCATTGAAGGTTTGAAAATGGTAGATTTAGCAATTCAAAAAAAAGTTGCAGAAATTATTTTAGTTGAAACAAGACATTTAGATAAATATAAAGATTTCTCAAATGTTGTTGAAATATCTGACAATGTTTCAAATAAACTAACAGATTTAAAAACAACTCAAGGTGTATTTGCAGTTTGCAAAATAGAAGAAAAAGAAGATTTTGATTCAAATTATCTTATTTTAGATAATGTCCAAGATCCTGGTAATTTAGGAACTCTTATAAGAAGTGCTTTTGCATTTGGTTTTAAAAATGTCATTTGTTCAAAAGATAGTGTTAGTTTTTATAACCCAAAAGTTTTAAGAGCAACTCAATCAAATCATTTTGATTTAAATCTTAGAAATGAGGATTTAAAATCTTTTATAAATAATTTGAAGCAAAGTAATATAATAATCCTGGGTACTTTGTTAAGAGAAGAAAGTAACTCATTAGAAGAAGTTAAAGGCAAAAAAGTTGCTTTAATTTTAGGTAATGAAGGTAAAGGAATCTCTCAAGAAGTTTCTGAGATAATTGATAAAAATATAAAAGTAAAAACAAACCCAGATTTGGAAAGTTTAAATGTTTCAATAGCTGGGTCAATAATAATGAACAATATTTTTTCAATGAATTAA
- the pheT gene encoding phenylalanine--tRNA ligase subunit beta, which yields MYLTRKWLEKLIDLTGVKNEQITVALNSLGFEVDSFKDYSKLNDKLKIAHVGNVAPMEGTHLSFCFVDKGEELVSPIVCGASNVQEGQYVILAEAGKKIANGLKLENREIKGKMSEGMLCALTELGLNPKALSDKEKDWIYPIVTKEDTYAMIGNETALEEIGFLDAVWEVDLTLNRSDALGAMQLAKELANYFDKDLNDISKNYTLKTNNLSSPVSIKIDKEVDKVVRSAAMQMVSVKEVMSVGEKEYKIYSNQDVWLKFNDAKTTHNFWLDLANAIAIETGQPVLFLDPSKLKSQLEIKNNKNSEHEVNLQLTSDGKVISTLGVEVNEEFLPTVDSKEILVVYLSLDPIFMRKQQKEFNTSTVDLQRYMKPVSSKLYKIAQSRVMYWLDQYNIYESNSEIEISKESNEKQAEIKVKLEYIHKLMGIELKVKEIKDLFKTLDFQVEESGDELLFKVDEFRTDIAHSADIVEEVTRIYGYDNIKSIPPKILSDNKSKKLDLRLQKQNENYLLGLGFNNIKTYSLLSSETVDNWNLFGIDNPINLMSPLSKLRETFRLSLSRSIIEIAAFNYSKGNKNVKLYEFADIYNMNNLRQRHLSVLISGDVMNQKGYDISIKSSYAYLKGICDSILQTYNLDINEIQFEVNESSPSEIHPFINARISFEGKTLGFIYKLNPRFEQAQKLDSTFVLELNITEIQNTKNTVIRAQEISKFQKTTRDVSFILNSTDKYSQVINTIISGVDYLTKVELIDIYQDDKLKETNSKSVSVSFEFNSVEKQLNDQEVQNQWDKVLANLSKLKIEVR from the coding sequence ATGTATTTAACAAGAAAATGATTAGAAAAGTTAATAGATTTAACTGGTGTTAAAAATGAACAAATTACTGTTGCATTAAACTCACTTGGTTTTGAAGTTGATTCATTCAAAGATTATTCAAAATTGAATGATAAACTTAAAATCGCTCATGTAGGAAACGTAGCTCCTATGGAAGGCACACATTTAAGTTTTTGCTTTGTAGATAAAGGTGAAGAGTTAGTATCCCCAATTGTTTGTGGTGCTAGCAATGTTCAAGAAGGTCAATATGTAATATTGGCAGAAGCTGGTAAAAAAATTGCTAATGGACTTAAATTAGAGAATAGAGAAATTAAAGGAAAAATGTCTGAGGGAATGCTTTGTGCATTAACAGAACTTGGATTAAACCCAAAAGCTCTTTCTGATAAAGAAAAAGATTGAATTTATCCAATTGTCACAAAAGAAGACACTTATGCAATGATAGGTAACGAAACTGCACTAGAAGAAATTGGCTTCTTAGATGCTGTTTGAGAAGTGGATTTAACTTTAAATAGAAGTGATGCTCTTGGTGCAATGCAACTTGCAAAAGAACTTGCAAATTACTTTGACAAAGATTTAAACGATATTTCAAAAAACTATACACTTAAAACTAATAATTTATCATCTCCTGTATCAATAAAAATAGATAAAGAAGTAGATAAGGTTGTTAGAAGTGCAGCAATGCAAATGGTTAGCGTTAAAGAAGTTATGAGTGTAGGAGAAAAAGAGTATAAAATTTATTCAAACCAAGACGTTTGATTGAAGTTTAATGATGCTAAAACTACACATAACTTTTGATTAGATTTAGCAAACGCTATTGCTATCGAAACTGGTCAACCAGTATTGTTTTTAGATCCAAGCAAACTAAAATCTCAATTAGAGATTAAAAATAATAAAAACTCAGAACATGAAGTTAACTTACAATTAACAAGTGATGGTAAAGTTATATCAACTCTTGGAGTAGAAGTTAATGAAGAATTTTTACCAACTGTGGATTCAAAAGAAATTTTAGTTGTATACCTATCTTTAGATCCAATATTTATGAGAAAACAACAAAAAGAATTTAATACTTCAACTGTTGATTTACAAAGATATATGAAACCAGTAAGTTCAAAACTTTACAAAATAGCTCAATCAAGAGTTATGTATTGATTAGACCAATACAATATTTATGAGTCAAATAGTGAAATTGAAATTTCAAAAGAATCTAATGAAAAACAAGCTGAAATTAAAGTTAAACTAGAATATATTCACAAATTAATGGGCATTGAACTTAAAGTTAAAGAAATAAAAGACTTATTTAAAACACTTGATTTTCAAGTAGAAGAAAGTGGAGATGAGCTTTTATTTAAAGTAGATGAGTTCAGAACAGATATAGCACACAGTGCTGATATTGTTGAAGAAGTAACTAGAATATATGGTTATGACAATATTAAATCAATACCACCAAAAATACTTTCAGATAATAAATCTAAAAAACTAGATTTACGTTTACAAAAACAAAACGAAAACTATCTACTAGGTCTTGGTTTTAATAATATAAAAACATACTCATTACTTTCAAGTGAAACTGTTGACAATTGAAATCTATTTGGAATTGATAATCCAATTAATTTAATGAGTCCATTAAGTAAACTTAGAGAAACATTTAGATTAAGTTTATCAAGATCAATTATTGAAATTGCTGCATTTAACTACTCAAAAGGTAATAAAAACGTTAAATTATATGAATTTGCAGATATTTATAATATGAACAACTTAAGACAAAGACATCTATCTGTATTGATTTCAGGAGATGTAATGAATCAAAAAGGATATGATATTTCAATTAAATCAAGTTATGCTTACTTAAAAGGAATATGTGATTCAATTCTTCAAACTTATAACTTAGATATAAATGAAATTCAATTCGAAGTTAATGAGTCTTCTCCAAGCGAGATTCATCCATTTATTAATGCAAGAATTAGTTTTGAAGGAAAAACTTTAGGGTTTATCTATAAACTAAATCCAAGATTTGAACAGGCTCAAAAACTAGATTCAACATTTGTATTAGAGTTAAATATAACTGAAATTCAAAATACAAAAAACACAGTAATTAGAGCTCAAGAAATATCTAAGTTTCAAAAAACAACAAGAGATGTTTCATTTATCTTGAATTCAACAGATAAATACTCACAAGTTATTAATACAATAATAAGTGGTGTTGATTACTTAACAAAAGTTGAATTAATCGACATTTATCAAGATGATAAATTAAAAGAAACAAACTCTAAATCAGTTTCTGTTTCATTTGAATTTAATAGTGTTGAAAAACAATTAAATGACCAAGAAGTTCAAAATCAATGAGATAAAGTATTGGCTAACTTATCAAAATTAAAAATTGAGGTAAGATAA
- a CDS encoding DUF177 domain-containing protein has protein sequence MLKKDIELKGLINLDQDFEISQDLNLNHDLIKSIDKVHVKGILNYQDSMKSVIVSATITASISAMDARDGKNIQLLDQVYDWNEEYYFEDINDDQHNIVLGDKFSILEYAIEQIVLNIPMNLTNNYDKISFVGKDYILMSEDEYQQEQENQIDSRWDKLKDFNFEK, from the coding sequence ATGCTTAAAAAAGACATTGAACTTAAAGGGTTAATTAATTTAGATCAAGATTTTGAAATAAGCCAAGACTTAAATCTAAACCATGATTTAATCAAAAGTATTGATAAAGTACATGTTAAAGGTATTTTGAACTACCAAGACTCAATGAAATCAGTTATAGTTAGTGCCACTATTACAGCATCTATTTCAGCAATGGATGCAAGAGATGGTAAAAATATACAACTTTTGGATCAAGTTTATGATTGAAATGAAGAATATTACTTTGAAGACATAAACGATGATCAACACAACATCGTATTGGGCGATAAATTCAGCATTTTAGAGTATGCAATTGAGCAAATTGTTTTAAATATTCCTATGAATTTAACTAATAATTATGATAAAATTTCATTTGTCGGTAAAGATTACATACTTATGTCTGAAGATGAATACCAACAAGAACAAGAAAATCAAATAGATTCAAGATGAGATAAATTAAAAGATTTCAATTTTGAAAAATAA
- the sufB gene encoding Fe-S cluster assembly protein SufB, which translates to MKKLKQEEEIKQISDYKYGFNEGEVSTYKVQKGLNEDVVREISKHKEEPQWMLDYRLESLKIFEQKPQPSFGPDLNWVDFNDYYYYTEGAGKTVKTWDEIPDNIKRTFDRLGIPEAEKNFLAGINAQWDARPVYERMNEELEKQGVIFTDCDTALRKYPELFKKHFGKLVKNDDNKYASLNAAVWSGGTFIYVPEGVKLEKPLQAYFRINYQSSGQFERTLIVVEDDAQLHYIEGCTAPIYSENNLHAAIVEIFVGKRASVRYTTVQNWSDNVLNLVTKRSIVEEDGRMEWIDGNIGSKVNMKYPSCILKGDRAQGDTISIAVAKKGVYQDAGSKMIHLGKETKSKIVSKSITFQGGTANYRGLAYIGPDAINSKARVECDTLILDNQSHSDTIPQNKVHNNQSQIEHEATVSKVSEEQLFYLMSRGLDEQQALEIIVMGFLEPFTKELPLEYAVELNQLIKMDMEGSVG; encoded by the coding sequence ATGAAAAAACTAAAACAAGAAGAAGAAATTAAACAAATATCTGACTATAAATACGGTTTTAATGAAGGTGAAGTATCTACATATAAAGTTCAAAAGGGATTGAATGAAGATGTTGTAAGAGAAATATCTAAACATAAAGAAGAACCACAATGAATGTTAGATTATAGATTAGAGAGTTTAAAAATATTTGAACAAAAACCTCAACCAAGTTTTGGACCGGACTTAAATTGAGTAGATTTTAATGATTATTACTATTACACTGAAGGTGCAGGAAAAACAGTAAAAACTTGAGATGAAATACCAGATAATATTAAAAGAACATTTGATAGACTTGGAATTCCAGAAGCTGAAAAAAACTTTTTAGCAGGAATTAATGCTCAATGAGATGCAAGACCAGTTTATGAAAGAATGAACGAAGAGTTAGAAAAACAAGGAGTTATTTTCACTGATTGTGATACAGCTTTGAGAAAATATCCGGAGTTATTTAAAAAACATTTTGGAAAATTAGTTAAAAACGATGATAACAAATATGCTTCACTAAATGCAGCGGTTTGATCAGGGGGAACTTTCATTTATGTTCCAGAAGGGGTTAAATTAGAAAAACCTTTACAAGCATATTTTAGAATTAACTACCAATCATCAGGACAATTTGAAAGAACTTTAATTGTAGTTGAAGATGATGCTCAATTACACTATATTGAAGGATGTACTGCACCAATTTATTCAGAAAACAACTTACATGCAGCTATTGTTGAAATATTTGTAGGGAAAAGAGCGAGTGTAAGATACACAACAGTTCAAAACTGAAGTGATAATGTTTTAAACTTAGTTACAAAAAGAAGTATTGTTGAAGAAGATGGAAGAATGGAATGAATTGATGGAAACATCGGTTCAAAAGTAAATATGAAATATCCTTCTTGTATATTAAAAGGTGATAGAGCTCAAGGTGACACAATTTCAATTGCTGTTGCAAAAAAAGGAGTTTATCAAGATGCAGGAAGTAAAATGATTCATCTTGGTAAAGAAACAAAATCAAAAATTGTTTCTAAATCAATCACTTTCCAAGGTGGAACTGCAAACTACAGAGGTCTTGCATATATTGGACCTGATGCAATTAACTCAAAAGCAAGAGTTGAATGTGATACATTAATACTTGATAACCAATCTCATTCAGATACTATTCCTCAAAACAAAGTTCACAATAACCAATCTCAAATCGAACATGAAGCAACAGTTTCAAAAGTAAGTGAAGAACAGTTATTTTACTTAATGAGTAGAGGTTTAGATGAACAACAAGCTTTAGAAATAATTGTTATGGGATTTTTAGAACCATTTACAAAAGAACTTCCTTTAGAATATGCAGTTGAGTTAAACCAACTAATAAAAATGGATATGGAAGGATCTGTAGGATAA
- a CDS encoding NifU family protein, giving the protein MEKNTLEEKVKATIDQLRIYVAQDGGDMEFVAIKNRLVYIRLMGNCVGCGLTELTFKEGVEVALIEEFPYDIDGVELVM; this is encoded by the coding sequence TTGGAAAAAAATACCTTAGAAGAAAAAGTAAAAGCTACAATCGATCAATTAAGAATATATGTCGCACAAGATGGTGGAGATATGGAATTTGTAGCAATTAAAAATAGATTAGTTTATATTAGACTTATGGGTAATTGTGTAGGTTGTGGACTTACAGAATTAACCTTTAAAGAAGGTGTTGAAGTAGCTCTTATAGAAGAGTTTCCATACGACATCGATGGCGTAGAATTAGTAATGTAA
- the rpmF gene encoding 50S ribosomal protein L32 — translation MAVPFRKTSKAAKNKRRSHLALVSSAIISCPNCGSMIKPHRVCRECGYYKNKEVKKVD, via the coding sequence ATGGCTGTACCATTTAGAAAGACCAGTAAAGCTGCTAAAAACAAAAGAAGAAGTCACTTGGCTTTAGTAAGCTCAGCAATTATTTCATGTCCAAACTGTGGAAGTATGATTAAACCACACAGAGTTTGTCGTGAATGTGGTTACTACAAAAACAAAGAAGTTAAAAAAGTTGATTAA
- a CDS encoding NADP-dependent glyceraldehyde-3-phosphate dehydrogenase: MRQYKALINNELIDNGQWLEIMNPATLEVAGKVSALSAEDINKAFSAARNAQQSWEEVALLDRIAVLKKFRDLIDKNKEEIAQVMSEEIAKNLKESLTEVVRTIELIDYTFEEAKRMEPLALTGEGMGAKNKIGVFSRVAKGVVLAISPFNYPFNLALAKIIPALVMGNTVVFKPATAGSLVGTYLSELVLEAKMPKGIFNIVTGRGREIGDIITSNPEIDMISFTGSVGIGNQIRKMGSTTDLVLELGGKDPAIVLDDLNLEKYADEIVNGAFGYSGQRCTAVKRVLTTNEIADKLVPILKSKVEALSVGMPDENSFITPVIDEKSADFIQGLIDNAKDMGAKVVCGDKRERNLMWPTLLDNVNVDMRVAWEEPFGPVLPVIRIDSYDEMIKIANESQFGLQASVFCQDISKAILTAKKIKTGTVNINSRPQRGPDSFPFLGIKDSGEGVQGIRESLLSMTRYQGMVINY, translated from the coding sequence ATGAGACAATATAAAGCTTTAATCAACAACGAATTGATAGATAATGGACAATGATTAGAAATAATGAATCCAGCAACACTTGAAGTTGCTGGTAAAGTAAGTGCTTTATCTGCTGAAGATATAAATAAAGCATTTTCTGCAGCAAGAAATGCTCAACAAAGTTGAGAAGAAGTCGCTTTACTTGACAGAATAGCTGTTCTTAAAAAGTTTAGAGACTTAATTGATAAAAATAAAGAAGAAATAGCTCAAGTTATGTCAGAAGAGATAGCAAAAAACTTAAAAGAATCTTTAACAGAAGTTGTTAGAACAATAGAATTGATTGACTATACTTTTGAAGAAGCAAAAAGAATGGAACCATTAGCTCTTACTGGAGAAGGAATGGGAGCTAAAAATAAAATCGGTGTATTTTCAAGAGTGGCAAAAGGTGTTGTTCTTGCAATATCTCCATTTAATTACCCATTCAACTTGGCCTTGGCTAAAATTATTCCTGCTTTAGTTATGGGAAATACAGTTGTATTTAAACCAGCAACAGCAGGAAGTTTGGTGGGGACTTACTTATCAGAACTTGTATTAGAAGCTAAAATGCCAAAAGGTATATTTAATATTGTTACTGGTAGAGGAAGAGAAATTGGAGATATCATTACTTCAAATCCTGAAATTGACATGATTTCATTTACAGGAAGTGTTGGAATAGGTAATCAAATTAGAAAAATGGGAAGCACAACAGACTTGGTTTTAGAATTGGGTGGAAAAGATCCTGCTATAGTTTTAGATGATCTAAACTTAGAAAAATATGCAGATGAAATAGTTAATGGTGCATTTGGTTATTCAGGACAAAGATGTACTGCTGTTAAAAGAGTATTAACAACTAATGAAATAGCAGATAAATTGGTACCGATATTAAAATCTAAAGTTGAAGCATTAAGTGTTGGAATGCCTGATGAAAACTCATTTATAACACCTGTTATTGATGAAAAATCAGCAGATTTCATTCAAGGTTTAATTGATAATGCAAAAGATATGGGTGCTAAAGTTGTTTGTGGTGATAAAAGAGAAAGAAATTTAATGTGACCAACACTTTTAGATAATGTTAATGTTGATATGAGAGTTGCTTGAGAAGAACCTTTTGGTCCTGTTTTACCTGTAATAAGAATAGATTCATATGATGAAATGATTAAAATAGCAAATGAGTCACAATTTGGTTTACAAGCAAGTGTCTTTTGTCAAGACATTTCTAAAGCTATATTGACAGCTAAAAAAATAAAAACTGGTACAGTAAATATTAATTCAAGACCACAACGTGGACCAGATAGCTTCCCATTCTTAGGGATAAAAGACTCTGGTGAAGGTGTTCAAGGAATTAGAGAATCATTATTAAGCATGACAAGATATCAAGGAATGGTAATTAATTATTAA
- a CDS encoding S1 RNA-binding domain-containing protein, giving the protein MLEKGQKVKAKITAIVNYGAFCEVTDGNEIIKGLIHISEISDFFVKSVEEFLKMDEEYEVEVIELLNEKNQVKLSYKAIRPELLKSPETKIKETKSGFNNLKNSVESN; this is encoded by the coding sequence ATGTTAGAAAAAGGACAAAAAGTTAAAGCTAAAATTACAGCTATTGTTAACTATGGTGCTTTTTGTGAAGTTACAGACGGAAATGAAATAATTAAGGGTTTAATTCATATTTCAGAAATTTCAGACTTTTTTGTAAAAAGTGTTGAAGAATTCTTGAAAATGGATGAAGAGTATGAAGTTGAAGTTATTGAACTTTTAAACGAAAAAAATCAAGTTAAACTAAGCTATAAAGCTATAAGACCAGAATTACTAAAATCACCTGAAACAAAAATAAAAGAAACTAAAAGTGGTTTTAATAACTTAAAAAATAGTGTAGAGTCAAATTAA
- a CDS encoding dUTP diphosphatase, whose amino-acid sequence MLTKENLIYLKEKQVILDNYIIETKNIIVNEQIYKKKLIAFLVEVSEFINEYRSFKYWSNKGPSERTVILEELIDCLHFIISLGTNVDFDFSTFSNKINDANDIDQWSINVYRKALIFEQNFDKETYNQLLDEFLSITYILEITNNEILDIYNKKNEINFNRQNSGY is encoded by the coding sequence ATGTTAACTAAAGAGAATTTAATTTACCTAAAAGAAAAACAAGTAATTCTTGATAATTACATTATTGAAACAAAAAATATAATTGTAAACGAACAAATCTACAAGAAAAAATTGATTGCTTTTCTTGTAGAAGTTTCTGAATTTATAAATGAATATAGATCATTTAAATATTGATCAAACAAAGGTCCTAGTGAAAGAACAGTCATTTTAGAAGAATTAATTGATTGTCTACACTTTATAATAAGTTTGGGAACTAATGTAGATTTTGATTTTTCTACTTTTAGTAATAAAATCAATGATGCAAACGACATTGATCAATGAAGTATTAATGTTTATAGAAAAGCATTAATATTTGAACAAAATTTTGATAAAGAAACTTACAACCAATTGTTAGATGAGTTTTTATCAATAACTTACATTTTAGAAATAACAAACAATGAGATATTAGATATCTATAACAAGAAAAACGAAATTAACTTTAATAGACAAAATTCAGGGTACTAA
- a CDS encoding glucose-6-phosphate isomerase: MIKTILKDSKIENEVSNFSKDEVKKVSEMIENKTGEGNDFLGWVTWPNDFDKDELSRMKVVANNLKEKIEVLLVVGIGGSYLGARAADEMIRGLYPKDGVELIYIGNTISSTYTKQVLEYVKNKEFGIVNISKSGTTTEPGIAFRVFEKLLVDIKGKEVAKERIVAVTDKAKGALKQLATAEGYETFTIPDDIGGRFSVFTPVGIFPLLVAGVNIDEIFAGAKKAMEDTKSLDNEAYKYAVARHILHTQKGFKAETLVGYELQMQTFTEWWKQLFGESEGKDGKGLFPTSCIFSTDLHSLGQFVQEGTKNVLFETIIDVKKPTMDLNVPTNDEDLDGLNYLTSKSFHEINKVALEGVIDAHANTGDVPNIVLEFEKMDAEMFGYAAYWFMKSCAMSGYLLGINPFNQPGVEVYKTNMFKLLRKPGF; encoded by the coding sequence ATGATAAAAACAATATTAAAAGATTCTAAAATTGAAAATGAGGTTTCTAATTTTAGTAAGGATGAAGTTAAAAAAGTTAGTGAAATGATAGAAAACAAAACTGGTGAAGGAAACGACTTTTTAGGTTGAGTTACTTGACCAAATGATTTTGATAAAGATGAATTAAGTAGAATGAAAGTTGTAGCAAACAACTTAAAAGAGAAAATAGAAGTATTACTTGTTGTCGGGATTGGTGGTAGTTACTTGGGAGCAAGAGCTGCTGATGAAATGATTAGAGGTTTATACCCAAAAGATGGTGTAGAACTAATATATATTGGTAACACTATATCTTCTACATATACAAAACAAGTTTTGGAGTATGTAAAAAATAAAGAATTTGGGATCGTAAACATTTCAAAATCTGGAACAACTACAGAACCAGGAATAGCTTTTAGAGTTTTTGAAAAACTTTTAGTAGATATTAAAGGTAAAGAAGTTGCAAAGGAAAGAATTGTTGCGGTAACTGATAAAGCAAAAGGTGCTTTAAAACAACTTGCTACAGCTGAAGGTTATGAAACATTTACAATACCAGATGATATTGGTGGAAGATTTTCAGTGTTCACTCCAGTTGGCATATTCCCACTTTTAGTGGCTGGAGTTAATATTGATGAAATATTTGCTGGAGCTAAAAAAGCTATGGAAGATACAAAATCATTAGATAATGAAGCTTATAAATACGCTGTTGCAAGACACATTTTACACACACAAAAAGGATTCAAAGCAGAAACTTTAGTTGGATATGAGCTTCAAATGCAAACATTTACAGAATGATGAAAACAATTATTTGGTGAGTCAGAAGGTAAAGATGGTAAAGGGTTATTCCCAACAAGTTGTATTTTCTCAACTGACCTACACTCACTTGGGCAATTTGTCCAAGAGGGAACAAAAAATGTTTTGTTTGAAACAATAATTGATGTTAAAAAACCAACAATGGACTTAAATGTTCCTACAAATGATGAAGATCTAGATGGATTAAACTACTTAACAAGTAAGTCATTTCATGAAATTAACAAAGTAGCTCTTGAAGGGGTTATTGATGCTCATGCAAATACAGGTGATGTTCCAAATATTGTTTTAGAATTTGAAAAAATGGATGCTGAAATGTTTGGTTATGCTGCATATTGATTTATGAAATCATGTGCAATGAGTGGTTACTTATTAGGAATCAACCCATTTAACCAACCTGGAGTAGAAGTTTACAAAACAAATATGTTTAAATTACTTAGAAAACCTGGGTTTTAG